Part of the Sphingopyxis sp. 113P3 genome, ACAAGATCCACATGTTCGACGTCGACCTCCCCACAGGGGAACGCTGGGCGGAATCAGCAAGCTATGCGGGCGGCGATGCACTGGCGGTCGTCGAAACGCCGGTGGGGACGCTCGGCCTCAGCGTCTGCTACGACCTTCGCTTTCCTGAGCTTTACCGCGCACTCGTCGAGCGGGGCGCCAACATATTGGCCGTGCCGGCGGCCTTCACTGTCCCGACCGGCGAGGCCCATTGGCACGTGCTCTTGCGCGCGCGCGCGATCGAGACCGGATCCTTTGTCGTCGCGGCGGCGCAATGCGGAAAACATGCCGATGGCCGCGCAACTTATGGCCACAGCCTCGTTGCCGATCCCTGGGGGTCCGTCCTGGTCGATGCAGGCGCCAATGTGCCGGAATCCGGCTTCACCTTGGCCTTCGCCGATATCGACCCCGCGGCGCTCGACAAGGCGCGCGGGTCGATCCCGCTCGCGCGCTCGCGGACGATCCGCAACATTCAACTATAGCCTGGCAAATTGGCCTCGGCGGCTGACCGGCATGGCCAAGGCTGCCTATCATGAAGCCGAAGCCCCAATGCAAAAAGGGCCCCGGAAATGTCCGGAGCCCCTTGAAACTTGCTAAGCAGCCGAATTACGGGCTGGTCGGCGTGTCCTTGTCGTTGTCCGCAGCGATGATGATACCGCCGACGATAGCGATCAGTGCCAGGAGGCCGATGAGCCAGCCCGAGCTACCTTCGAGTTCGCTCTGGCCGTCAACGCGCGACACAGCGTCCGCAACAACAGGAGCAGCCGATGCCGCGACCGGGGCCGCAATCATCGAAGTGGCCGCGAGGGAGATCGCAGCTTTCTTGAGCAGATTCATCTTTTTCTCCATCCACTGGACTTTAATCTTCTCGAACCAAGCCGAGGAGAATCACTCCCCATCCCGATTCCGCAAGTTCTTCTAGGCAAGGTCGCTAATAATTGCAACGACTTTCGCGCTGTAGCGGTAATTGGCTCAAAAAGTCTTAATACGACACAAAAAGCGCAAGCATCGCATGTCACTTCATCCGCGGCGAACGCGTTCAAAGGGTTCGCTCGTGACTGGATAGCCGAGGTGGCCGGGGATGCAAAGATGAGGCTCGCCCCCGCGTTCCTCGATCCAGGGCGTGACGAGTTCGACGGGGTGATCAGCCGCATGGAGAGAAAAGGATGTAAAATCATCGACCTGGGCAAGACGTTCAAGGTTCCTTCGCGTCGGGAAGATGATCGACACCTCGCCGCGGTCGGCCATCGATAGCGTAGCGCGCGCGCTGGCCCAGAAGATGTGACTATGCTCGGCCGCCTCGACGGTGAGCTCGTGTCCGTGCGGCGGAGCCTCGACGGCAAAGAAGCGTGTGTCGAAGGTCCTGGCTTCCTTGAAATTGGGGCACCAGCGCGCGAACGGAACGAGCGCGTCGAGCGCAAGCAGATCCCCGCGCGCGCCCAATATGTCCGAAAGCCGCTCCTCGGCGAGGAGCGCACGGCGCACCTCATCGGTCTCCGTTTCGGCGAGCGTCGGCCAGCCAACCGCCAACCCCGTCTCTTCGAGCGTTTCGCGGAGCGCAGCGACGCGCGCTGCCCCCTCGACATCGCCC contains:
- a CDS encoding carbon-nitrogen hydrolase family protein translates to METSAPTSRIALVQMTSGIDPAANLALIDGALAEAAAGGAAMAFLPEMSILLDRDRERSAAHIGREAESPWPRALQEMARRHSLWLHTGSVPLLADAGDRRVNRSHVIAADGSIRARYDKIHMFDVDLPTGERWAESASYAGGDALAVVETPVGTLGLSVCYDLRFPELYRALVERGANILAVPAAFTVPTGEAHWHVLLRARAIETGSFVVAAAQCGKHADGRATYGHSLVADPWGSVLVDAGANVPESGFTLAFADIDPAALDKARGSIPLARSRTIRNIQL
- a CDS encoding NUDIX hydrolase — its product is MTDNNVQTDASRTPPASAIPAATLVIMRRSDSGGPDEILMVKRSQTMAFAAGAVVFPGGRIDPDDYLVAAQHGFAEGDVEGAARVAALRETLEETGLAVGWPTLAETETDEVRRALLAEERLSDILGARGDLLALDALVPFARWCPNFKEARTFDTRFFAVEAPPHGHELTVEAAEHSHIFWASARATLSMADRGEVSIIFPTRRNLERLAQVDDFTSFSLHAADHPVELVTPWIEERGGEPHLCIPGHLGYPVTSEPFERVRRG